One Candidatus Paceibacterota bacterium DNA segment encodes these proteins:
- a CDS encoding ATP-binding protein, which translates to MTTAQEQKIADSVAPSGIQVTPNYIQVGDRFARTLFLGTFPRYLHTSWLSPLINLDRTFDIGIYVVPKDTAAVLKELRNQLTRLQSQVIEDTAKGKVRDPVLETAMVDIEDLRDRLQQGTDKFFELGVYVTLFENSVKELDEAESKARSLLEYQLITTRQATFRMLDGFLTTLPLHEDKIEARTPLNTEPLSSVFPFTSFDLTSSTGILYGINTHNNSLVLFDRFSLPNANAVVFGTSGGGKSYTVKLEILRSLMFGSQVVVIDPEDEYRFLAETVGGTNVRISINSDQHINPFDLPALLPGESPADVFHSHILNLAGLMKLLLGQLTPQEDSLLDEALIQTYAIRDISPETDFSQAQAPVLGDLQQILEGMTGAEAMATRLKKFTEGTFGGFLNRPTNVSLKSQLVVFGIRDMEEELRPIAMYLVLNHVWTQVRRELKKRILVVDEAWWLMKYPVGAEFLFNIAKRGRKYYVGLTTISQDIPDFMASPQGKAIVTNSSMQILMKQSTAAIEVVKETFNLTDAEKYYLLEARVGFGLFFLGQSHIGIRVVASYAEDQVITSDPRQLLEIEKAKKEWAQLNAS; encoded by the coding sequence ATGACCACCGCACAAGAACAAAAAATCGCCGACAGCGTTGCCCCATCCGGCATACAAGTAACCCCCAACTACATTCAGGTGGGGGATCGGTTCGCAAGAACATTATTCCTTGGAACCTTCCCGCGCTACCTTCATACGAGCTGGCTTTCGCCGCTTATTAACCTTGATCGCACATTTGATATCGGTATTTATGTCGTACCCAAAGACACGGCAGCAGTTCTTAAAGAGCTCCGCAACCAACTCACGAGGCTCCAGTCACAGGTTATTGAAGACACGGCAAAAGGAAAGGTGCGCGATCCTGTGCTTGAAACAGCTATGGTGGACATCGAAGACCTTCGCGACCGCCTCCAACAAGGAACGGATAAGTTTTTTGAACTTGGCGTATACGTCACACTCTTTGAAAATAGCGTAAAGGAGCTCGATGAGGCAGAGAGTAAGGCGCGAAGCCTTTTGGAATACCAACTCATCACCACCAGGCAAGCAACGTTTCGAATGCTCGACGGCTTTCTCACCACACTACCGCTCCACGAAGACAAGATTGAAGCGCGCACACCCCTCAACACAGAGCCGCTCTCGTCGGTTTTTCCGTTCACGTCGTTCGACCTCACATCAAGCACGGGCATTCTCTACGGCATTAACACACACAACAACTCCCTCGTTTTGTTCGACCGCTTTAGCCTCCCCAATGCGAATGCGGTAGTCTTTGGAACATCAGGTGGGGGAAAGAGCTATACGGTAAAGCTCGAAATTTTGAGATCTCTCATGTTTGGATCGCAGGTCGTTGTTATTGACCCCGAAGACGAATATCGATTCCTTGCGGAAACGGTTGGTGGGACAAATGTCCGCATCTCCATTAACTCAGACCAACACATTAATCCGTTTGATCTTCCAGCCCTCCTCCCAGGAGAGTCGCCGGCTGACGTGTTTCACTCCCACATTCTCAATCTTGCAGGCCTCATGAAGCTTCTTTTGGGACAGCTTACCCCCCAAGAAGATTCGCTCTTAGACGAGGCGCTCATTCAGACATACGCAATCAGAGACATTTCTCCCGAAACAGACTTCTCACAAGCCCAAGCCCCCGTGCTCGGCGACCTTCAGCAGATTCTTGAGGGCATGACCGGCGCAGAGGCCATGGCAACACGTTTGAAGAAGTTTACCGAGGGGACGTTCGGCGGATTTTTAAATCGTCCCACGAACGTTTCTCTCAAGAGTCAGCTTGTCGTCTTTGGTATTAGAGACATGGAAGAAGAGCTCCGCCCAATCGCAATGTATCTCGTGCTCAACCACGTATGGACACAGGTGCGCCGAGAGCTTAAAAAGCGCATTCTTGTAGTGGACGAAGCGTGGTGGCTCATGAAATATCCCGTCGGGGCTGAGTTCTTGTTCAATATCGCAAAACGCGGCCGCAAATACTATGTCGGCCTCACCACCATCTCCCAAGATATTCCGGACTTTATGGCGAGCCCTCAAGGAAAAGCAATTGTGACCAACTCATCGATGCAAATCCTCATGAAACAATCGACGGCAGCAATCGAGGTCGTAAAAGAAACATTTAATCTCACCGATGCTGAAAAATACTACCTCCTTGAGGCCCGCGTCGGATTTGGCCTCTTCTTCTTGGGACAGAGCCACATCGGCATTCGAGTTGTCGCGTCATACGCAGAAGACCAGGTCATCACCTCCGATCCACGCCAACTGCTTGAAATTGAGAAGGCTAAAAAGGAGTGGGCCCAGCTGAACGCCTCATAG